Proteins encoded within one genomic window of Microbacterium sp. LKL04:
- a CDS encoding dihydrodipicolinate synthase family protein has protein sequence MTDLTLLSGDGALRRVPLVDTSGYTRPEAPLRSRVAYAAAHVVPKTHADNTPGQPADIDWDATLDFRRNVYSWGLGVADAMDTAQRNMGLDAAATRELISRSAEVAREEGGSVAVGVNTDHIDEERITLDEVVSAYLEQLHFTEEQGAGPVLMASRHLARVAESADDYRRVYDAVLSRATTPVVLHWLGTAFDPQLAGYFGATDWQTASAVLLEVIEAHVDKVAGVKMSLLDAASEVSVRERLPESVRMFTGDDFNYVGLIGGADVPDAPQPPRDPASARQHSDALLGAFAALTPVASAAIQALDAGDPARYLEVLAPTEALSRQVFAAPTFYYKTGVAFLAWLNGHQPAFQMVGGLHSARSLPHLSHIVELANDAKAFERPEMAAERWNGMLRLNGLDA, from the coding sequence ATGACCGACCTCACCCTGCTCTCGGGGGACGGCGCGCTCCGGCGCGTCCCCCTCGTCGACACCTCCGGGTACACCCGCCCCGAGGCGCCGCTCCGCAGCCGTGTCGCGTACGCGGCCGCGCACGTCGTGCCGAAGACGCACGCCGACAACACCCCCGGTCAGCCGGCCGACATCGACTGGGATGCGACCCTCGACTTCCGCCGCAACGTGTACTCGTGGGGTCTCGGCGTCGCTGACGCCATGGACACCGCGCAGCGGAACATGGGGCTGGATGCCGCGGCCACCCGCGAGCTGATCTCGCGCTCCGCCGAAGTCGCCCGTGAAGAGGGCGGGTCCGTCGCCGTCGGCGTGAACACCGATCACATCGACGAGGAGCGGATCACGCTCGACGAGGTCGTCTCGGCCTACCTCGAGCAGCTGCACTTCACCGAGGAGCAGGGTGCGGGTCCGGTCCTCATGGCCTCCCGTCACCTCGCGCGGGTCGCCGAGAGCGCCGACGACTACCGCCGCGTCTACGACGCAGTGCTGTCGCGGGCGACGACGCCGGTCGTGCTGCACTGGCTCGGCACCGCCTTCGACCCGCAGCTCGCGGGGTACTTCGGTGCGACCGACTGGCAGACGGCATCCGCCGTCCTGCTCGAGGTCATCGAGGCGCACGTCGACAAGGTCGCCGGCGTCAAGATGAGCCTGCTCGACGCGGCCTCCGAGGTCTCGGTCCGTGAGCGCCTGCCGGAGTCGGTGCGCATGTTCACGGGTGACGACTTCAACTACGTCGGCCTCATCGGTGGTGCGGACGTGCCCGACGCCCCGCAGCCGCCCCGGGACCCGGCATCCGCTCGGCAGCACTCCGACGCCCTGCTCGGTGCGTTCGCGGCGCTGACGCCTGTTGCCTCGGCCGCGATCCAGGCGCTCGATGCGGGCGACCCGGCACGCTACCTCGAGGTGCTGGCACCGACCGAGGCGCTCTCGCGCCAGGTGTTCGCCGCCCCGACGTTCTACTACAAGACCGGTGTCGCCTTCCTCGCTTGGCTGAACGGGCACCAGCCCGCGTTCCAGATGGTCGGCGGACTGCACTCGGCGCGCAGCCTGCCGCACCTCTCGCACATCGTCGAGCTCGCGAACGACGCGAAGGCCTTCGAACGTCCCGAAATGGCCGCCGAGCGGTGGAACGGGATGCTGCGACTGAACGGTCTCGACGCGTGA
- a CDS encoding Gfo/Idh/MocA family protein, whose product MNGVSGRMGYRQHLVRSILAIRDQGGIELPDGSKVTVKPLLVGRSEAKLAELAAKHGIEDYTTDLDAALADPRWEIYADFLVTKARATALRKAIAAGKTIYTEKPTAESLEEALELAKLAAEAGVKTGVVHDKLYLPGLQKLKRLIDSGFFGRILSVRGEFGYWVFEGDWQPAQRPSWNYRAEDGGGIIVDMFPHWNYVLENLFGGVNTVYAQASVHIADRWDEKGEHYTATAEDAAYGVFELEGGVVAQINSSWTVRVNRDELVEFHVDGTHGSAVVGLFGAKIQPRNATPKPVWNPDLEDTHDYDADWQNVPVNDVFMNGFRQQWEEFLVSYALGTDYEFDLLAGARGVQLAEAGLRSSREGRKIELDALSLD is encoded by the coding sequence ATGAACGGCGTCTCGGGCCGCATGGGCTACCGCCAGCACCTCGTGCGCTCCATCCTCGCGATCCGCGACCAGGGTGGCATCGAGCTGCCCGACGGCTCGAAGGTCACGGTCAAGCCGCTCCTGGTCGGCCGCAGCGAGGCCAAGCTCGCCGAGCTCGCCGCGAAGCACGGCATCGAGGACTACACGACCGACCTGGATGCCGCTCTGGCAGATCCCCGCTGGGAGATCTACGCCGACTTCCTCGTGACGAAGGCTCGCGCCACGGCGCTCCGCAAGGCGATCGCCGCAGGCAAGACCATCTACACCGAGAAGCCGACGGCGGAGTCGCTCGAAGAGGCACTCGAACTCGCGAAGCTCGCCGCCGAGGCCGGCGTCAAGACCGGTGTCGTCCACGACAAGCTCTACCTTCCGGGTCTGCAGAAGCTCAAGCGCCTGATCGACTCGGGCTTCTTCGGCCGCATCCTGTCGGTCCGCGGCGAGTTCGGCTACTGGGTCTTCGAGGGCGACTGGCAGCCGGCGCAGCGTCCCTCGTGGAACTACCGCGCCGAAGACGGCGGCGGCATCATCGTCGACATGTTCCCGCACTGGAACTACGTGCTCGAGAACCTCTTCGGCGGTGTCAACACGGTCTACGCGCAGGCGTCCGTCCACATCGCCGACCGCTGGGACGAGAAGGGCGAGCACTACACCGCGACCGCCGAGGACGCCGCGTACGGCGTCTTCGAGCTCGAGGGCGGCGTCGTCGCTCAGATCAACTCGTCGTGGACCGTCCGCGTGAACCGCGACGAGCTCGTCGAGTTCCACGTCGACGGCACGCACGGCTCTGCCGTGGTCGGTCTGTTCGGCGCCAAGATCCAGCCGCGGAACGCGACGCCCAAGCCGGTGTGGAACCCCGACCTCGAAGACACCCACGACTACGACGCCGACTGGCAGAACGTCCCCGTCAACGACGTGTTCATGAACGGCTTCCGCCAGCAGTGGGAGGAGTTCCTCGTCTCGTACGCCCTGGGCACCGACTACGAGTTCGACCTCCTCGCCGGTGCGCGCGGTGTGCAGCTGGCCGAGGCGGGCCTGCGCTCCAGCCGCGAGGGCCGCAAGATCGAGCTCGACGCGCTGTCGCTGGACTGA
- a CDS encoding glycerate kinase gives MSIVIALDSFKGSVAAAAASAAVAAGWRDADPAADIALRPMADGGEGTLDAFAAAVPGAERRPVRVRGPRGTAVDASWLLLPDGTGVVELASTSGIELLSDDRLPWDADTTGFGQAIAAALDAGVTRLVLGIGSSASTDGGSGMLRALGARMVDADGRDVPAGARGLAAVSAIDLTHVRPMPAGGVTVLSDVTNPLTGPSGAAAVFGPQKGLTATDVEVVDGVLERYAACIARHAATADPLLPGAGAAGGTGFALAAWGADLVPGAERVAELVDLAGAVAAASLVVTGEGSFDGQSAAGKVPAFVRGLATSRSVPVAVVAGRIGADADTSGFAHALSTTELAGSAASSMAEPERWLREAGRALASRQG, from the coding sequence ATGAGCATCGTCATCGCGCTCGACAGCTTCAAAGGCTCGGTCGCCGCTGCCGCCGCATCGGCCGCCGTCGCTGCCGGCTGGCGCGACGCTGACCCCGCCGCGGACATCGCGCTGCGTCCGATGGCGGACGGCGGAGAGGGCACGCTCGACGCCTTCGCCGCCGCCGTCCCGGGCGCCGAGCGGCGGCCGGTCCGGGTACGCGGCCCCCGCGGCACCGCCGTCGACGCCTCGTGGCTCCTGCTCCCGGACGGCACGGGCGTCGTCGAGCTCGCCTCCACCAGCGGGATCGAACTCCTCAGTGACGACCGACTGCCGTGGGATGCCGACACGACGGGCTTCGGGCAGGCGATCGCCGCCGCCCTCGACGCCGGTGTCACCCGACTCGTCCTCGGTATCGGTTCGTCGGCGTCGACCGATGGCGGCAGCGGGATGCTGCGTGCCCTGGGGGCGCGCATGGTCGACGCCGACGGGCGGGACGTGCCCGCCGGCGCGCGCGGACTCGCCGCCGTCTCGGCGATCGACCTCACCCATGTGCGGCCGATGCCGGCAGGCGGGGTGACGGTCCTCAGCGACGTCACGAATCCGCTGACGGGGCCGTCGGGCGCGGCAGCCGTGTTCGGCCCGCAGAAGGGGCTGACCGCCACCGACGTCGAGGTCGTCGACGGCGTGCTCGAGCGGTACGCGGCGTGCATCGCGCGTCACGCCGCAACCGCCGATCCGCTCCTGCCCGGTGCGGGCGCCGCGGGCGGCACGGGCTTCGCCCTCGCCGCCTGGGGTGCGGATCTCGTCCCGGGGGCGGAGCGGGTCGCCGAGCTCGTCGACCTCGCCGGTGCGGTGGCCGCGGCATCCCTCGTCGTCACGGGTGAAGGCTCGTTCGACGGCCAGTCCGCGGCGGGCAAGGTTCCCGCCTTCGTCCGCGGGCTCGCGACGTCGCGATCTGTGCCCGTCGCAGTCGTCGCCGGTCGGATCGGAGCGGATGCCGACACGTCGGGGTTCGCGCACGCGCTCTCGACGACCGAGCTGGCCGGGAGCGCGGCCTCGTCGATGGCCGAGCCCGAGCGGTGGCTGCGCGAGGCCGGACGAGCCCTCGCGAGCCGGCAAGGCTGA
- a CDS encoding carbohydrate ABC transporter permease: protein MSTTATRVIVTGEKRRRALANKRRPENLSRPTQRSRARKETLAGYGFLIPWLVGFFGLTIIPMGYSLYLSFTRYNIFTPPRWIGLDNYVRLFTNDPQFIQSAQITLVYVFVGTPITLIAALLVAMLLNYRDKGAGFFRSAFYAPSLIGGSVSVAIVWRAMFGSEGPVDSSLSAIGIDLGGWIGNPSLVLPAMIILSIWQFGATMVIFLAGLKQVPKELYEAAEMDGAGPWYRFRAVTLPMLSPVIFFNLLLGLIGAFQVFASAYIISNGSGGPAGMTNFITIYLYKRGFSDGQMGYAAAIAWVLLVVVAIIAFILFRTQRSWVHYAGDNR from the coding sequence GTGAGCACCACCGCGACGAGAGTCATCGTCACCGGCGAGAAGCGGCGTCGCGCACTCGCGAACAAGCGCCGGCCCGAGAACCTGAGCCGTCCCACCCAGCGCTCGCGCGCTCGCAAGGAGACGCTCGCCGGCTACGGATTCCTCATCCCATGGCTCGTCGGCTTCTTCGGCCTGACGATCATCCCGATGGGGTACTCGCTGTACCTCTCGTTCACCCGGTACAACATCTTCACCCCGCCCCGCTGGATCGGGCTCGACAACTACGTCCGCCTGTTCACGAACGATCCCCAGTTCATCCAGTCGGCGCAGATCACCCTCGTCTACGTCTTCGTCGGAACGCCGATCACCCTGATCGCGGCGCTTCTCGTGGCGATGCTGCTCAACTACCGCGACAAGGGCGCCGGCTTCTTCCGCTCGGCGTTCTACGCACCCTCGCTCATCGGCGGGTCGGTGTCGGTCGCGATCGTCTGGCGCGCGATGTTCGGCTCCGAAGGCCCCGTCGACTCGTCCCTGTCGGCCATCGGCATCGACCTCGGCGGGTGGATCGGAAACCCGAGCCTCGTCCTGCCCGCCATGATCATCCTGTCGATCTGGCAGTTCGGCGCGACGATGGTCATCTTCCTCGCCGGACTCAAGCAGGTGCCGAAGGAGCTCTACGAAGCGGCCGAGATGGACGGCGCCGGACCCTGGTACCGCTTCCGCGCGGTCACCCTCCCGATGCTGTCGCCGGTCATCTTCTTCAACCTGCTGCTGGGTCTCATCGGCGCGTTCCAGGTGTTCGCCTCGGCGTACATCATCTCGAACGGCTCCGGCGGCCCCGCCGGCATGACGAACTTCATCACGATCTACCTCTACAAGCGAGGCTTCAGCGACGGCCAGATGGGCTACGCCGCAGCCATCGCCTGGGTCCTGCTGGTGGTCGTCGCGATCATCGCCTTCATCCTCTTCCGCACCCAGCGCTCCTGGGTGCACTACGCCGGAGACAACCGATGA
- a CDS encoding sugar phosphate isomerase/epimerase family protein, translating into MSAVDQRLSINQGTIKHADLATALRVTVEAGVQSIGLWREPVQEVGLATAASMLTDSGLRFSTHCRSGFFTMPEGPARRSSIDDNLVAIEEAATLAAAGAPGSEAVLVLVAGGLPEGSRDLVGARERVRDALGELAPHAAEAGVTLAIEPLHPMYATDRCVVSTLGQALDLASGFDPSVVGVAVDTFHIFWDPDVLDAIERAGREGRIATYQVCDWKTPLPADVLLGRHYPGDGVIDLAGLTRAVADTGYSGDVEVEIFNADVWATEPLEAVRRTSAGFAASVSPFLGAR; encoded by the coding sequence GTGAGCGCCGTCGACCAGCGCCTGTCGATCAACCAGGGCACCATCAAGCACGCCGACCTCGCGACCGCGCTCCGCGTGACCGTCGAGGCGGGCGTGCAGAGCATCGGCCTGTGGCGGGAGCCGGTGCAGGAGGTCGGTCTCGCGACCGCGGCATCCATGCTCACGGATTCCGGGCTGCGGTTCTCGACGCACTGCCGGTCGGGCTTCTTCACGATGCCCGAGGGTCCCGCGCGTCGCTCGTCGATCGACGACAACCTCGTCGCGATCGAAGAGGCGGCGACGCTCGCCGCAGCCGGTGCGCCCGGATCCGAGGCGGTGCTCGTGCTCGTCGCGGGCGGACTCCCCGAAGGATCCCGTGACCTGGTCGGGGCTCGTGAGCGGGTGCGCGACGCCCTCGGCGAGCTCGCTCCGCACGCCGCCGAGGCAGGGGTCACCCTCGCCATCGAGCCGCTGCACCCGATGTACGCGACCGATCGGTGCGTCGTCTCGACCCTCGGGCAGGCGCTCGATTTGGCGTCGGGCTTCGATCCGTCCGTCGTGGGGGTCGCCGTCGACACGTTCCACATCTTCTGGGACCCCGACGTGCTGGACGCGATCGAGCGGGCCGGCCGCGAGGGCCGCATCGCCACGTACCAGGTGTGCGACTGGAAGACGCCGCTCCCCGCGGACGTGCTGCTCGGCCGCCACTACCCGGGCGACGGCGTCATCGACCTGGCGGGCCTCACCCGCGCGGTCGCCGACACCGGCTACTCGGGCGACGTGGAGGTCGAGATCTTCAACGCCGACGTGTGGGCGACCGAGCCGCTCGAGGCGGTCCGGCGGACGTCCGCGGGGTTCGCGGCATCCGTGTCGCCCTTCCTCGGCGCTCGTTGA
- a CDS encoding carbohydrate ABC transporter permease, giving the protein MSTSNVATTSGAASTPVFAAQQTIAAPPQRRRRVKRKTWQTVIWLVVLIALTALVLYPLVWLGISTLKPNSEFGQNPGLIPQQPTFDNYLKVFDGIAGVPLWQFFGNSLILAVLAVVGTVFSSALAAYAFARIQFKGLGILFAAMIGTLLLPFHVVIIPQYILFNNLGLVDTFWPLVLPKFLATEAFFVFLLVQFMRQMPRDMDEAARIDGAGHVRIFWAIILPLVKPALITCAIFAFIWSWNDFLGPLLYLTSPENYPLPIALRLYNDQSSTSDFGATVTASFLALVPVLLFFLVFQRFLVDGVATQGLKG; this is encoded by the coding sequence ATGAGCACCTCCAACGTCGCCACGACCTCGGGCGCGGCATCCACCCCCGTCTTCGCCGCGCAGCAGACGATCGCCGCTCCGCCGCAGCGCCGTCGTCGCGTGAAGCGCAAGACCTGGCAGACGGTCATCTGGCTCGTCGTCCTGATCGCGCTGACCGCCCTCGTCCTGTACCCGCTCGTGTGGCTGGGCATCTCGACGCTGAAGCCGAACTCCGAGTTCGGTCAGAACCCCGGGCTGATCCCGCAGCAGCCGACCTTCGACAACTATCTGAAGGTCTTCGACGGCATCGCCGGCGTCCCGCTGTGGCAGTTCTTCGGCAACTCGCTGATCCTCGCGGTCCTGGCCGTCGTCGGCACCGTGTTCTCCAGCGCGCTGGCCGCCTACGCGTTCGCCCGCATCCAGTTCAAGGGCCTCGGGATCCTGTTCGCCGCGATGATCGGCACGCTGCTGCTGCCGTTCCACGTCGTGATCATCCCGCAGTACATCCTGTTCAACAATCTGGGCCTGGTCGACACCTTCTGGCCGCTCGTCCTGCCGAAGTTCCTCGCGACCGAGGCGTTCTTCGTCTTCCTCCTCGTGCAGTTCATGCGGCAGATGCCGCGCGACATGGACGAGGCGGCCCGCATCGACGGCGCCGGACACGTCCGGATCTTCTGGGCGATCATCCTGCCTCTCGTGAAGCCCGCGCTGATCACCTGCGCGATCTTCGCCTTCATCTGGTCGTGGAACGACTTCCTCGGGCCGCTGCTGTATCTGACGAGCCCGGAGAACTACCCGCTCCCGATCGCGCTGCGCCTCTACAACGACCAGTCGTCGACGAGCGACTTCGGCGCGACGGTCACGGCGTCGTTCCTCGCTCTCGTGCCCGTGCTGCTCTTCTTCCTCGTGTTCCAGCGCTTCCTCGTGGACGGCGTCGCGACGCAGGGCCTCAAGGGCTGA
- a CDS encoding family 43 glycosylhydrolase encodes MIEVYRDPVYDGATDPLVVIAGTGDWWMFYTQRRATHPDPGPGVAWVHGSRIGVARSADGIRWSYAGTLEPTDDGLRLDAAGPPASTDRTHWAPEVVFDGHLWRMYLTEIDGVPDRWPGHARHIVEYRSTDLSAWHRIGPLTLDSDRVIDAGVARTPDGRWRLWYKDEAADSVTKAAVSDDLTAWKSEGTAIGGRPHEGPTVFELGGFWWMIVDEWRGMGVYRSDDAVSWRRQGGADAVILGAGTVPSPGFGHHGAPVRDGDRVWFYFFTHPGVPDDRRCAVLRVELVVRDTELAVR; translated from the coding sequence ATGATCGAGGTCTACCGCGACCCGGTGTACGACGGCGCCACCGATCCCCTCGTCGTGATCGCCGGCACCGGCGACTGGTGGATGTTCTACACCCAGCGACGCGCGACCCACCCCGACCCGGGTCCGGGCGTCGCCTGGGTGCACGGCAGTCGCATCGGCGTCGCGCGCTCGGCCGACGGCATCCGCTGGTCGTACGCCGGAACCCTCGAGCCGACCGACGACGGGCTGAGACTGGATGCCGCCGGCCCGCCCGCGAGCACGGACCGCACGCACTGGGCGCCCGAGGTCGTGTTCGACGGGCATCTCTGGCGTATGTATCTGACCGAGATCGACGGTGTTCCGGATCGGTGGCCGGGGCACGCGCGCCACATCGTCGAGTACCGCTCGACGGATCTGTCGGCGTGGCATCGCATCGGTCCGCTCACCCTCGACAGCGACCGCGTGATCGACGCGGGCGTCGCGCGCACGCCCGACGGGCGCTGGCGTCTCTGGTACAAGGACGAGGCTGCTGACTCGGTCACGAAGGCCGCAGTCTCGGACGATCTGACCGCCTGGAAATCCGAGGGAACCGCGATCGGCGGGCGGCCGCACGAAGGTCCGACGGTGTTCGAGCTCGGTGGCTTCTGGTGGATGATCGTCGACGAGTGGCGGGGCATGGGCGTGTACCGCTCCGACGACGCCGTCTCGTGGCGCCGCCAGGGCGGAGCGGATGCCGTCATCCTCGGCGCGGGCACGGTGCCGAGCCCGGGGTTCGGCCACCACGGGGCGCCGGTGCGCGACGGGGACCGCGTCTGGTTCTACTTCTTCACGCACCCGGGAGTGCCCGATGACCGCCGCTGCGCGGTCCTGCGTGTCGAGCTGGTCGTGCGGGATACCGAGCTCGCCGTCCGCTGA
- a CDS encoding LacI family DNA-binding transcriptional regulator, translating into MTDRTLRRIAPTGAVTLDDVAREAGVSLATASRALNGSTRKVADSYRERVEAAAARLGYTANLSAQATARGTSAIIALLVADIADPYFGLIASGVARGADEAGLVVTVAITERDAEREVRLVRALRGQRPRGLILAASRTSSGPNPDLTRELDLLGAMGGQVVALGPGAGAVRSLILDNRSGAEALGRALVDRGYREAVVLAAEEGTATSDSRVDGFTAGFTGAGGTQPRVYRGGFTREAGYEAMTRALEDGVGTGTVVVGISDVVAIGALTAIRAAGRTAGEDIALAGFDDIPTSRDVTPALTTVRVPLEEVGYQAFRAATDADWEPHPDDLKLEVLLRESTPPRA; encoded by the coding sequence ATGACGGACCGCACCCTGCGTCGAATCGCGCCCACCGGCGCGGTCACCCTCGACGACGTCGCCCGCGAGGCGGGCGTCTCGCTCGCCACCGCGTCGCGCGCCCTGAACGGATCGACCCGGAAGGTGGCGGACTCGTACCGGGAGCGTGTCGAGGCGGCAGCGGCCCGCCTCGGGTACACGGCCAACCTGTCGGCGCAGGCGACGGCTCGCGGGACGTCGGCGATCATCGCGCTGCTCGTCGCCGACATCGCCGACCCGTACTTCGGGCTCATCGCGTCGGGCGTCGCCCGCGGTGCGGACGAGGCGGGACTCGTCGTGACGGTCGCGATCACGGAACGCGACGCCGAGCGCGAGGTGCGACTGGTCCGCGCGCTCCGGGGCCAGCGCCCGCGGGGACTGATCCTCGCGGCGTCGCGGACCTCGTCGGGGCCGAACCCCGACCTGACCCGCGAACTCGACCTGCTCGGCGCCATGGGCGGCCAGGTGGTCGCGCTCGGGCCGGGAGCCGGCGCCGTGCGCTCGCTGATCCTCGACAACCGCAGCGGGGCCGAGGCTCTCGGCCGCGCGCTCGTCGACCGCGGCTACCGCGAGGCCGTCGTCCTCGCGGCGGAGGAGGGCACGGCGACCAGCGACTCCCGTGTCGATGGCTTCACGGCCGGGTTCACCGGAGCCGGCGGGACGCAGCCGCGCGTCTACCGCGGCGGGTTCACCCGCGAAGCGGGCTACGAGGCGATGACGCGCGCTCTCGAAGACGGGGTCGGCACCGGCACCGTCGTCGTCGGCATCAGCGATGTCGTGGCGATCGGAGCGCTCACGGCCATCCGTGCCGCCGGACGCACGGCGGGCGAGGACATCGCGCTCGCGGGGTTCGACGACATCCCCACCAGCCGCGACGTGACCCCCGCCCTCACGACGGTCCGCGTCCCGCTCGAGGAGGTCGGGTATCAGGCGTTTCGCGCGGCGACGGATGCCGACTGGGAGCCGCACCCCGACGACCTGAAACTCGAGGTGCTGCTGCGCGAGAGCACCCCGCCGCGCGCATGA
- a CDS encoding ABC transporter substrate-binding protein: MFSKRALAAVALATGSVIALAGCAGSPEPAGTYDPDEKVSLDLAFWGNDVRADLYNKAIEAFNEKYPNITVSTSFLAFPEFWEKRQTEAAGKNLPDVMQFDYSYLRQYSENGLLLDLDPYLGGIIETDPLPQNILDIGVVNDTTYGIATSTNAWGLFTNPVLLEKAGADEFPGGSWDDYTAWMKDITDASGGEYWGGSDYTGRIQNFELQLRAEGGNLFTEDGEPGFDEARLKAFWEEGQSIRDGIGAPQQTVEEALPLGPFDTAITASELTWDNFGAGYLGNLGADYTELGLVAPPVTEEGAKDLYLKPSMLHSIAANTDHPEAAATLVNFLVNSPESGEIFGTNRGLPASETALAAADLDPLSEQVKAYEESIADRLGDAPPVPIVGYGTLEEKFRQLGVELNFGTMTVDEAVSQFFTEMDVALNS, translated from the coding sequence ATGTTCAGCAAACGCGCACTTGCCGCCGTCGCACTCGCGACGGGGTCGGTCATCGCCCTTGCCGGCTGCGCCGGTTCGCCGGAGCCCGCCGGCACGTACGACCCCGACGAGAAGGTCTCGCTCGACCTCGCCTTCTGGGGTAACGACGTCCGCGCCGACCTCTACAACAAGGCGATCGAGGCGTTCAACGAGAAGTACCCGAACATCACGGTGAGCACGAGCTTCCTCGCGTTCCCCGAGTTCTGGGAGAAGCGGCAGACCGAGGCGGCGGGCAAGAACCTGCCCGACGTCATGCAGTTCGACTACTCGTACCTGCGCCAGTACTCCGAGAACGGGCTCCTGCTCGACCTCGACCCGTACCTCGGCGGCATCATCGAGACCGACCCGCTCCCGCAGAACATCCTCGACATCGGCGTCGTCAACGACACCACCTACGGCATCGCGACCTCGACCAACGCCTGGGGCCTGTTCACCAACCCGGTCCTCCTCGAGAAGGCCGGCGCGGACGAGTTCCCCGGCGGCTCCTGGGACGACTACACCGCCTGGATGAAGGACATCACCGACGCCAGCGGCGGCGAGTACTGGGGCGGAAGCGACTACACGGGTCGCATCCAGAACTTCGAACTCCAGCTGCGCGCCGAGGGCGGCAACCTCTTCACCGAGGACGGCGAGCCCGGCTTCGACGAGGCGCGGCTGAAGGCGTTCTGGGAGGAGGGGCAGTCGATCCGTGACGGCATCGGCGCGCCGCAGCAGACCGTAGAAGAGGCGTTGCCGCTCGGGCCGTTCGACACGGCCATCACCGCCAGCGAGCTCACGTGGGACAACTTCGGTGCCGGCTACCTCGGCAACCTCGGCGCGGACTACACCGAGCTCGGTCTCGTCGCCCCGCCGGTGACCGAGGAAGGCGCGAAGGACCTCTACCTGAAGCCCTCCATGCTGCACTCGATCGCGGCGAACACCGACCACCCCGAGGCCGCGGCGACGCTGGTGAACTTCCTCGTCAACTCGCCCGAGTCGGGTGAGATCTTCGGCACCAACCGCGGTCTGCCCGCGTCGGAGACAGCCCTGGCCGCCGCCGACCTCGACCCGCTCAGCGAGCAGGTCAAGGCATACGAGGAGTCCATCGCCGACCGTCTCGGCGACGCACCTCCCGTCCCGATCGTCGGCTATGGCACTCTCGAGGAGAAGTTCCGTCAGCTCGGCGTGGAACTGAACTTCGGGACCATGACCGTCGACGAGGCCGTCTCGCAGTTCTTCACCGAGATGGACGTCGCCCTCAACTCGTGA